From the genome of Lutzomyia longipalpis isolate SR_M1_2022 chromosome 2, ASM2433408v1, one region includes:
- the LOC129789324 gene encoding nose resistant to fluoxetine protein 6-like isoform X1 encodes MIWSDIKWISVALVSLVVTSTVYSDVPQESESVQTSTKVQEQESQKKPRSFLTDYVIKNQEMDVGGNVGIVDSILIQRITEGTKAVNEGKCRKDLNETLDALNRGDKWALKMLDASVKVPVGIYFGDVYQFGDFDECVTIESPADSDHRHIQAQYCLADVSIEGYRVPATSARNRSRVGVGAQVHWGICLPASCTVKDVEGFLATAVGHRVQVNEKFCHIERPLEFSNSEVLFICVLTMFVMIVIASTAHSIYQYCHNDINKPRLPPLFSAILKSFSITENLIKLVKRGSDDLGLGCVNGIKTLAMTFIIAGHALAFIVGGPVQNPDFFLKQSQYMQNAFLLNSPLLVDTFLLLSGFLFARLLLVELEKRKGKVNFGFLYIFRYIRLTPAYMAVLFLYMVMLHKLGSGPLWDARIGLEQERCSSSWWINLLYLNNYLGNDKLCMFQSWYLAADTQLFILAPLLLYPLWRWRKVGIYLFAVSATVSVLIPFVVTYVNNLDPTFLAFADEIADLSENFYFINYYIKTHMRATAYIFGLLTGFIVHYMQEKNLRISTKCHYFCWSIAVFFGAASMFSIVIFYNPNYEFTRIGNALYAGLHRMGWSFFTSWIVFVCVTGRAKPLHRFLASRIMAPFSRLTYCAYLTNGLVELYMATTIRTPKYLTVLNLLGDAFSHTILTFLAALILCLVFESPIHGIEKILLQRDQQKRKRTNNSPSTSEESA; translated from the exons atgatttggaGTGATATAAAGTGGATTTCAGTTGCACTTGTGAGCCTTGTTGTGACATCCACTGTGTACAGTGATGTGCCACAAGAGAGTGAATCTGTGCAAACTTCCACAAAAGTTCAGGAACAGGAATCACAAAAGAAACCACGGAGTTTCCTCACGGACTATGTGATAAAGAATCAGGAGATGGATGTAGGTGGTAATGTGGGTATTGTTGACTCGATTCTCATACAGAGGATCACTGAAGGCACTAAAGCTGTCAATGAAGGAAAGTGTCGAAAGGACCTCAATGAGACACTCGATGCTCTTAACAGAGGTGACAAGTGGGCACTCAAGA TGCTCGATGCTTCCGTGAAGGTACCAGTTGGAATTTACTTTGGGGATGTGTATCAGTTTGGTGATTTTGATGAGTGCGTGACAATTGAGTCACCTGCCGACTCAGACCATCGTCACATTCAAGCTCAATATTGCCTAGCGGATGTTAGCATCGAGGGCTACAGAGTTCCCGCCACATCTGCACGAAACCGATCACGG GTAGGAGTGGGTGCACAAGTTCATTGGGGCATTTGCCTTCCTGCCTCGTGTACCGTGAAAGATGTTGAAGGATTTTTGGCCACAGCAGTGGGACATAGAGTTCAagtgaatgagaaattttgcCACATTGAACGACCTCTCGAGTTCAGCAATAGTGAGGTGCTCTTCATCTGCGTTCTCACGATGTTCGTAATGATTGTTATTGCAAGTACGGCACATTCCATTTACCAGTACTGCCACAATGACATCAATAAACCACGATTGCCACCGCTCTTTAGTGCAATACTTAAGTCATTTTCAATTACGG agaatctcataaaattggtaaaaagAGGATCTGATGATTTAGGATTGGGCTGTGTCAATGGAATCAAAACTCTTGCTATGACATTTATAATCGCCGGACATGCATTGGCTTTCATTGTCGGTGGACCAGTTCAGAatccagatttttttctgaag CAAAGCCAATATATGCAGAATGCCTTTTTGCTCAATTCACCGCTCCTCGTAGATACTTTCCTTCTGCTGAGTGGCTTCCTCTTCGCCAGACTATTGCTCGTGGAGTTGGAAAAGCGAAAGGGAAAGGTGAATTTCGGCTTTCTCTACATCTTTAGGTATATTCGCCTCACACCAGCTTACATGGCTGTGCTCTTTCTCTACATGGTGATGCTGCACAAGCTCGGCTCTGGCCCACTGTGGGATGCTCGTATTGGGCTAGAGCAGGAGCGATGCTCAAGCTCGTGGTGGATTAATCTTCTCTACCTTAACAATTATCTTGGCAATGATAAATTG TGCATGTTCCAATCTTGGTATCTTGCGGCTGACACTCAACTATTCATCCTTGCCCCATTGCTGCTGTATCCACTGTGGCGGTGGAGAAAGGTTGGCATCTACCTTTTTGCAGTGTCTGCCACAGTATCCGTTCTCATTCCCTTCGTTGTGACTTACGTGAATAATTTGGATCCCACTTTCCTAGCTTTTGCTGA TGAAATTGCCGATTTatcggaaaatttttacttcatAAATTACTACATAAAGACACATATGAGAGCGACAGCATACATCTTCGGTCTCCTCACGGGATTCATTGTGCACTACATGCAAGAGAAGAA CCTGAGAATATCTACAAAATGTCACTATTTTTGTTGGTCAATAGCTGTTTTCTTTGGTGCTGCTTCGATGTTTTCTATTGTGATTTTCTATAATCCCAATTATGAATTTACACGTATTGGAAATGCATTGTACGCGGGTCTGCATAGGATGGGATGGAGCTTTTTCACATCATGGATTGTCTTTGTGTGTGTCACGGGTAGAGCAAAACCTCTTCACAGATTCCTCGCATCTCGCATTATGGCACCCTTCAGTCGACTCACGTACTGCGCCTACCTGACTAATGGACTTGTGGAGCTTTATATGGCCACGACCATCCGTACACCAAAATACCTCACGGTTCTCAATCTG